The DNA window CTGCGAGAGGACTTCCCCGGCGCACCGCGGACCCTGAGGCGGGCGGCCGAGGAGCGAGGCCTGGAGGTTCGGTCGCTCCCTGCCGCGTATCCGATGGACGCGGCGTCGGTGCTGCTCGACCTGGCGGCGTCGCAGGGCCAGACGCCGGCCGAGGCCGGGCTCGCCGACGCGGCGGTGGTGGACGTTCCGACGCTCGACCGCGTGAGCCGGGCACTCTCCAGTCGGTGCGCGGCCTGGCGGTCGGTCACCGTGGTGGGGGCCGTGGAGCAGCCCAAGGTCTTGCGGGTCCCGCTCGGCACCCTGGTCGCCGACCTGGTGCGCGCCTGCGGCGGGAGCCGGGACGCGGGGTGGATACCTTTCGTGAACGGTGTGCTCGGCGGGCGTCCGAGCAGCGGCGCCGCTTCCGTGGAGCTGGATACTCGCCTTGTGGTGGTCCTGCCGCACCGGCACCCTCTGGTCGTGGAGCGGAGCACTCCGCTCGCCGACCTGGTGCGCCAGGGCGCCTCGGCCTGCGTCAGGTGCCGCATCTGCACGGAGGTCTGTCCGGTGCACCTCGGTGGGGGGCGGCTGGAGCCGCACCTCGTGATGGCGGAGCTGAGCCAGACCGGCCTGCCGGGGGCGGCTTCCCGGGACGCGCGGACTCCCGCGGCGCTGGAATGCACCGAGTGCGGGC is part of the Deltaproteobacteria bacterium genome and encodes:
- a CDS encoding 4Fe-4S dicluster domain-containing protein, with protein sequence MWQAPASPDEIRARLEAAAVCDGAGYRLCTDGAPPSVVVGVLGEGEPLAATDEALVAAAGPELVEALTALVPALGAARGILALREDFPGAPRTLRRAAEERGLEVRSLPAAYPMDAASVLLDLAASQGQTPAEAGLADAAVVDVPTLDRVSRALSSRCAAWRSVTVVGAVEQPKVLRVPLGTLVADLVRACGGSRDAGWIPFVNGVLGGRPSSGAASVELDTRLVVVLPHRHPLVVERSTPLADLVRQGASACVRCRICTEVCPVHLGGGRLEPHLVMAELSQTGLPGAASRDARTPAALECTECGLCSVACPARVRPAELTAEVARALRARGVRLVDAAPLAAHPDRAGRRHATVRLVERLGLATYRPHGPLPTEELRPLRLVLPLRGPTGAPRLPAVQEGDLVRPADRLVLASPGSFETDVLSAVNGRVRTVGDERGVVIDVQPA